Proteins co-encoded in one Lasioglossum baleicum chromosome 3, iyLasBale1, whole genome shotgun sequence genomic window:
- the Plekhm1 gene encoding pleckstrin homology and RUN domain containing M1 isoform X3 — MNSFLKTVNSMTNKRNVMVKQSLQKQLNVSVMEIEGAPGAENVIIGNCEETMTLCSVLEAIFLHGLKNSLLNRVTEVLSGPDLDTMPQPSFWGPLLVFSHRQIIDQIQTFSQINTEVGYCRAWIRLALNEGLLASYFSSIRRDNSALKPYYNPYAFIRDLDLVEVAQRLIENLEHIRFKIACSGSILNYWSSTPLLLAGIWSPPMKSCPVQSAIDVAKTIPTGLRDSENSDEVETASSIGSLGSFNSSQSALNNVVSLTEDEALKIILATGKSNNIGAEHLVNNLSNMTPTKVEEESTSEVLEEEQQVLNTSVNTSTVDTNPMPDTEDSGIEITLQNPETSQDTAANAPRTPGDGATYESIVQSYQIAGNTSTPDLQEFLKKYPKKETADNGSKAQSENKVEINFDEQLGKLPREKGLDLQNYCCFDCGHAIGMTFSKAHVCAYLGHYYCSTCMSPNEYIIPSKVIYNWDLKHYPVCNKAAAYLQDCSVLLDLKVLNPRIYMAVDSMAQLQSLRIQLNLLRAYLFTCREPIIESLQKKVAPRDYLYEHVHQYSISDLLDIPNGTLAQQLQKVVEFARNHVLNCWLCSQKGFICEICTNPNVIYPFNMESTYRCGACNAVFHIECLNAHKPCPKCERRRKRIDLPLLDVGCTDLLVDGALKANTNE; from the exons atgaatTCGTTTTTGAAGACTGTCAACTCTATGACCAACAAGAGGAATGTGATGGTCAAACAATCACTGCAAAAGCAGTTAAACGTCAGCGTGATGGAAATAGAAGGAGCACCAGGTGCAGAGAACGTTATAATTGGCAATTGCGAAGAAACCATGACTCTTTGTTCTGTGTTGGAAGCGATTTTCTTACACGGCTTAAAGAACAGTCTTTTAAATCGTGTAACAGAAGTTCTAAGTGGTCCAGACCTAGATACAATGCCGCAGCCGAGCTTTTGGGGTCCTCTATTAGTTTTCTCCCATCGACAGATCATAGATCAAATACAAACATTCAGTCAAATCAATACAGAAGTTGGATATTGCAGAGCTTGGATACGACTAGCGTTAAACGAAGGTCTGTTAGCTAGCTACTTTTCTTCAATCAGGAGAGACAATTCAGCCTTGAAGCCGTATTACAATCCTTACGCGTTCATTAGAGATTTGGATCTTGTGGAAGTAGCGCAAAGATTAATCGAGAATCTTGAACACATTCGCTTTAAAATTGCCTGTAGCGgaagtattttaaattattggtCGTCTACGCCTCTTCTATTAGCAGGTATATGGTCACCACCGATGAAATCTTGTCCCGTACAGAGTGCAATCGACGTTGCGAAAACAATACCTACAGGATTAAGAGATAGCGAAAATTCGGATGAAGTAGAAACAGCTAGTTCTATCGGTAGTTTGGGATCTTTTAATTCATCACAGTCTGCGCTTAACAATGTAGTTTCTCTTACTGAAGATGAagctttaaaaattatattggcTACTGGAAAGTCAAATAATATCGGTGCGGAACATTTAGTGAACAATCTAAGCAACATGACACCTACAAAAGTAGAAGAGGAATCAACTTCAGAAGTATTAGAAGAAGAACAACAAGTTTTAAATACTAGTGTAAATACTAGTACCGTAGACACTAACCCAATGCCTGATACCGAAGATTCAGGGATtgaaattactttacaaaatcCTGAGACATCACAGGATACTGCTGCAA ATGCACCTCGTACACCAGGTGACGGGGCCACGTATGAATCGATTGTTCAAAGCTATCAAATCGCTGGTAACACATCAACGCCGGACCttcaggaatttttaaaaaaatatccgaAAAAGGAAACAGCTGACAATGGAAGCAAAGCTCAATCAGAAAATAAG GTtgaaatcaatttcgatgaacaATTGGGAAAACTTCCCAGAGAAAAGGGTTTGGATCTACAAAATTATTGTTGTTTCGATTGTGGTCATGCAATTGGTATGACATTTTCAAAAGCACACGTTTGTGCGTATTTAGGACATTATTATTGTTCTACCTGCATGTCACCGAACGAATACATTATTCCATCAAAAGTCATTTATAATTGGGATTTGAAACACTATCCTGTATGCAATAAAGCTGCAGCATATTTGCAGGATTGTTCGGTGTTGCTAGACTTGAAAGTCTTGAATCCACGAATTTATATGGCTGTGGATAGTATGGCTCAATTGCAATCATTAAGAATTCAATTGAATTTACTGAGAGCCTATTTGTTCACTTGTCGTGAACCTATTATTGAATCTTTGCAAAAGAAAGTTGCACCCAGAGACTATCTATACGAACATGTTCATCAATACTCTATTTCTGATCTTCTTGACATACCTAATGGAACCCTTGCACAACAATTACAGAAAGTTGTGGAATTTGCAAGAAATCATGTTCTAAATTGTTGGCTTTGCAGTCAAAAGGGTTTTATATGCGAAATTTGTACTAATCCAAACGTTATATATCCTTTTAATATGGAGTCTACATATAGA TGTGGAGCCTGTAATGCAGTATTTCATATTGAATGTTTAAATGCACATAAACCATGTCCAAAATGTGAACGTAGACGCAAACGAATAGATCTGCCACTTTTAGATGTGGGCTGTACAGACTTATTAGTGGATGGTGCATTAAAAGCTAATACAAACGAATAa
- the Plekhm1 gene encoding pleckstrin homology and RUN domain containing M1 isoform X2 has protein sequence MNSFLKTVNSMTNKRNVMVKQSLQKQLNVSVMEIEGAPGAENVIIGNCEETMTLCSVLEAIFLHGLKNSLLNRVTEVLSGPDLDTMPQPSFWGPLLVFSHRQIIDQIQTFSQINTEVGYCRAWIRLALNEGLLASYFSSIRRDNSALKPYYNPYAFIRDLDLVEVAQRLIENLEHIRFKIACSGSILNYWSSTPLLLAGIWSPPMKSCPVQSAIDVAKTIPTGLRDSENSDEVETASSIGSLGSFNSSQSALNNVVSLTEDEALKIILATGKSNNIGAEHLVNNLSNMTPTKVEEESTSEVLEEEQQVLNTSVNTSTVDTNPMPDTEDSGIEITLQNPETSQDTAASTVGNSLIRKLDAPRTPGDGATYESIVQSYQIAGNTSTPDLQEFLKKYPKKETADNGSKAQSENKVEINFDEQLGKLPREKGLDLQNYCCFDCGHAIGMTFSKAHVCAYLGHYYCSTCMSPNEYIIPSKVIYNWDLKHYPVCNKAAAYLQDCSVLLDLKVLNPRIYMAVDSMAQLQSLRIQLNLLRAYLFTCREPIIESLQKKVAPRDYLYEHVHQYSISDLLDIPNGTLAQQLQKVVEFARNHVLNCWLCSQKGFICEICTNPNVIYPFNMESTYRCGACNAVFHIECLNAHKPCPKCERRRKRIDLPLLDVGCTDLLVDGALKANTNE, from the exons atgaatTCGTTTTTGAAGACTGTCAACTCTATGACCAACAAGAGGAATGTGATGGTCAAACAATCACTGCAAAAGCAGTTAAACGTCAGCGTGATGGAAATAGAAGGAGCACCAGGTGCAGAGAACGTTATAATTGGCAATTGCGAAGAAACCATGACTCTTTGTTCTGTGTTGGAAGCGATTTTCTTACACGGCTTAAAGAACAGTCTTTTAAATCGTGTAACAGAAGTTCTAAGTGGTCCAGACCTAGATACAATGCCGCAGCCGAGCTTTTGGGGTCCTCTATTAGTTTTCTCCCATCGACAGATCATAGATCAAATACAAACATTCAGTCAAATCAATACAGAAGTTGGATATTGCAGAGCTTGGATACGACTAGCGTTAAACGAAGGTCTGTTAGCTAGCTACTTTTCTTCAATCAGGAGAGACAATTCAGCCTTGAAGCCGTATTACAATCCTTACGCGTTCATTAGAGATTTGGATCTTGTGGAAGTAGCGCAAAGATTAATCGAGAATCTTGAACACATTCGCTTTAAAATTGCCTGTAGCGgaagtattttaaattattggtCGTCTACGCCTCTTCTATTAGCAGGTATATGGTCACCACCGATGAAATCTTGTCCCGTACAGAGTGCAATCGACGTTGCGAAAACAATACCTACAGGATTAAGAGATAGCGAAAATTCGGATGAAGTAGAAACAGCTAGTTCTATCGGTAGTTTGGGATCTTTTAATTCATCACAGTCTGCGCTTAACAATGTAGTTTCTCTTACTGAAGATGAagctttaaaaattatattggcTACTGGAAAGTCAAATAATATCGGTGCGGAACATTTAGTGAACAATCTAAGCAACATGACACCTACAAAAGTAGAAGAGGAATCAACTTCAGAAGTATTAGAAGAAGAACAACAAGTTTTAAATACTAGTGTAAATACTAGTACCGTAGACACTAACCCAATGCCTGATACCGAAGATTCAGGGATtgaaattactttacaaaatcCTGAGACATCACAGGATACTGCTGCAAGTACGGTCGGAAATTCATTAATTAGAAAATTAG ATGCACCTCGTACACCAGGTGACGGGGCCACGTATGAATCGATTGTTCAAAGCTATCAAATCGCTGGTAACACATCAACGCCGGACCttcaggaatttttaaaaaaatatccgaAAAAGGAAACAGCTGACAATGGAAGCAAAGCTCAATCAGAAAATAAG GTtgaaatcaatttcgatgaacaATTGGGAAAACTTCCCAGAGAAAAGGGTTTGGATCTACAAAATTATTGTTGTTTCGATTGTGGTCATGCAATTGGTATGACATTTTCAAAAGCACACGTTTGTGCGTATTTAGGACATTATTATTGTTCTACCTGCATGTCACCGAACGAATACATTATTCCATCAAAAGTCATTTATAATTGGGATTTGAAACACTATCCTGTATGCAATAAAGCTGCAGCATATTTGCAGGATTGTTCGGTGTTGCTAGACTTGAAAGTCTTGAATCCACGAATTTATATGGCTGTGGATAGTATGGCTCAATTGCAATCATTAAGAATTCAATTGAATTTACTGAGAGCCTATTTGTTCACTTGTCGTGAACCTATTATTGAATCTTTGCAAAAGAAAGTTGCACCCAGAGACTATCTATACGAACATGTTCATCAATACTCTATTTCTGATCTTCTTGACATACCTAATGGAACCCTTGCACAACAATTACAGAAAGTTGTGGAATTTGCAAGAAATCATGTTCTAAATTGTTGGCTTTGCAGTCAAAAGGGTTTTATATGCGAAATTTGTACTAATCCAAACGTTATATATCCTTTTAATATGGAGTCTACATATAGA TGTGGAGCCTGTAATGCAGTATTTCATATTGAATGTTTAAATGCACATAAACCATGTCCAAAATGTGAACGTAGACGCAAACGAATAGATCTGCCACTTTTAGATGTGGGCTGTACAGACTTATTAGTGGATGGTGCATTAAAAGCTAATACAAACGAATAa
- the Plekhm1 gene encoding pleckstrin homology and RUN domain containing M1 isoform X1, which translates to MNSFLKTVNSMTNKRNVMVKQSLQKQLNVSVMEIEGAPGAENVIIGNCEETMTLCSVLEAIFLHGLKNSLLNRVTEVLSGPDLDTMPQPSFWGPLLVFSHRQIIDQIQTFSQINTEVGYCRAWIRLALNEGLLASYFSSIRRDNSALKPYYNPYAFIRDLDLVEVAQRLIENLEHIRFKIACSGSILNYWSSTPLLLAGIWSPPMKSCPVQSAIDVAKTIPTGLRDSENSDEVETASSIGSLGSFNSSQSALNNVVSLTEDEALKIILATGKSNNIGAEHLVNNLSNMTPTKVEEESTSEVLEEEQQVLNTSVNTSTVDTNPMPDTEDSGIEITLQNPETSQDTAASTVGNSLIRKLGWSTSFEDCESSLTSSVISPDSATDAPRTPGDGATYESIVQSYQIAGNTSTPDLQEFLKKYPKKETADNGSKAQSENKVEINFDEQLGKLPREKGLDLQNYCCFDCGHAIGMTFSKAHVCAYLGHYYCSTCMSPNEYIIPSKVIYNWDLKHYPVCNKAAAYLQDCSVLLDLKVLNPRIYMAVDSMAQLQSLRIQLNLLRAYLFTCREPIIESLQKKVAPRDYLYEHVHQYSISDLLDIPNGTLAQQLQKVVEFARNHVLNCWLCSQKGFICEICTNPNVIYPFNMESTYRCGACNAVFHIECLNAHKPCPKCERRRKRIDLPLLDVGCTDLLVDGALKANTNE; encoded by the exons atgaatTCGTTTTTGAAGACTGTCAACTCTATGACCAACAAGAGGAATGTGATGGTCAAACAATCACTGCAAAAGCAGTTAAACGTCAGCGTGATGGAAATAGAAGGAGCACCAGGTGCAGAGAACGTTATAATTGGCAATTGCGAAGAAACCATGACTCTTTGTTCTGTGTTGGAAGCGATTTTCTTACACGGCTTAAAGAACAGTCTTTTAAATCGTGTAACAGAAGTTCTAAGTGGTCCAGACCTAGATACAATGCCGCAGCCGAGCTTTTGGGGTCCTCTATTAGTTTTCTCCCATCGACAGATCATAGATCAAATACAAACATTCAGTCAAATCAATACAGAAGTTGGATATTGCAGAGCTTGGATACGACTAGCGTTAAACGAAGGTCTGTTAGCTAGCTACTTTTCTTCAATCAGGAGAGACAATTCAGCCTTGAAGCCGTATTACAATCCTTACGCGTTCATTAGAGATTTGGATCTTGTGGAAGTAGCGCAAAGATTAATCGAGAATCTTGAACACATTCGCTTTAAAATTGCCTGTAGCGgaagtattttaaattattggtCGTCTACGCCTCTTCTATTAGCAGGTATATGGTCACCACCGATGAAATCTTGTCCCGTACAGAGTGCAATCGACGTTGCGAAAACAATACCTACAGGATTAAGAGATAGCGAAAATTCGGATGAAGTAGAAACAGCTAGTTCTATCGGTAGTTTGGGATCTTTTAATTCATCACAGTCTGCGCTTAACAATGTAGTTTCTCTTACTGAAGATGAagctttaaaaattatattggcTACTGGAAAGTCAAATAATATCGGTGCGGAACATTTAGTGAACAATCTAAGCAACATGACACCTACAAAAGTAGAAGAGGAATCAACTTCAGAAGTATTAGAAGAAGAACAACAAGTTTTAAATACTAGTGTAAATACTAGTACCGTAGACACTAACCCAATGCCTGATACCGAAGATTCAGGGATtgaaattactttacaaaatcCTGAGACATCACAGGATACTGCTGCAAGTACGGTCGGAAATTCATTAATTAGAAAATTAGGTTGGTCAACATCATTCGAAGACTGTGAGTCTTCTTTAACTTCCTCCGTAATATCTCCTGACTCTGCAACAGATGCACCTCGTACACCAGGTGACGGGGCCACGTATGAATCGATTGTTCAAAGCTATCAAATCGCTGGTAACACATCAACGCCGGACCttcaggaatttttaaaaaaatatccgaAAAAGGAAACAGCTGACAATGGAAGCAAAGCTCAATCAGAAAATAAG GTtgaaatcaatttcgatgaacaATTGGGAAAACTTCCCAGAGAAAAGGGTTTGGATCTACAAAATTATTGTTGTTTCGATTGTGGTCATGCAATTGGTATGACATTTTCAAAAGCACACGTTTGTGCGTATTTAGGACATTATTATTGTTCTACCTGCATGTCACCGAACGAATACATTATTCCATCAAAAGTCATTTATAATTGGGATTTGAAACACTATCCTGTATGCAATAAAGCTGCAGCATATTTGCAGGATTGTTCGGTGTTGCTAGACTTGAAAGTCTTGAATCCACGAATTTATATGGCTGTGGATAGTATGGCTCAATTGCAATCATTAAGAATTCAATTGAATTTACTGAGAGCCTATTTGTTCACTTGTCGTGAACCTATTATTGAATCTTTGCAAAAGAAAGTTGCACCCAGAGACTATCTATACGAACATGTTCATCAATACTCTATTTCTGATCTTCTTGACATACCTAATGGAACCCTTGCACAACAATTACAGAAAGTTGTGGAATTTGCAAGAAATCATGTTCTAAATTGTTGGCTTTGCAGTCAAAAGGGTTTTATATGCGAAATTTGTACTAATCCAAACGTTATATATCCTTTTAATATGGAGTCTACATATAGA TGTGGAGCCTGTAATGCAGTATTTCATATTGAATGTTTAAATGCACATAAACCATGTCCAAAATGTGAACGTAGACGCAAACGAATAGATCTGCCACTTTTAGATGTGGGCTGTACAGACTTATTAGTGGATGGTGCATTAAAAGCTAATACAAACGAATAa